In Planctomycetia bacterium, the following are encoded in one genomic region:
- a CDS encoding DEAD/DEAH box helicase has protein sequence MTTFQDLGLSEPLLRAIAADGYETPTPIQAQAIPHVLAGRDLFGCAQTGTGKTAAFAVPLIERLIADPKQVAPKQCRVLVLAPTRELAGQIHESFRSYGRNTKLRSTVIYGGVNQRPQATAMMRGLDVLIATPGRLIDLVNQRLVELKNVEYLVLDEADRMLDMGFIHDVRRIVKMIPTQRQTLFFSATLPKEVRSLADSMLRDPLEIQTTPQATPAQTVEQSVFFVPQKQKRHLLVHLLQDGAMSRVIVFTRTKHGADKLQKDLVKSGIRAEAIHGNKSQNQRERALAAFKSQKPPILIATDIAARGIDVDGVSHVVNYELPHEPETYVHRIGRTGRAGLTGSAVAFCDPEERSRLRDIERLLRKTIPARGELPQFDPALVAAVHDTSPERGDRGERSQGQGRSRSVIGGEARSGGRSGSGRSNSGGGRGGRTNTRSSGGRPSGGSSQGGHGGHGRAHGSSGGGASRPANGGGNGTAPAVHAPAKPAGPAAEGRPPQKKHRRAL, from the coding sequence ATGACGACGTTCCAAGACTTAGGGCTTTCCGAACCGCTGCTCCGCGCGATTGCCGCCGACGGTTATGAAACCCCGACCCCGATTCAAGCCCAGGCGATTCCGCACGTGCTCGCCGGCCGCGACCTTTTCGGTTGCGCTCAAACAGGCACCGGCAAAACCGCCGCGTTCGCCGTACCGCTCATCGAGCGGCTCATCGCCGACCCGAAGCAGGTCGCTCCGAAGCAATGCCGCGTGCTGGTTCTCGCCCCGACGCGCGAACTCGCCGGCCAAATCCATGAGAGCTTCCGGAGCTACGGCCGGAACACGAAGCTGCGCTCGACCGTCATCTACGGCGGCGTCAACCAACGTCCGCAAGCGACGGCGATGATGCGCGGCCTCGACGTCTTGATCGCCACGCCGGGCCGGCTGATCGACTTGGTCAATCAACGGCTCGTCGAATTGAAGAACGTCGAATACCTCGTGCTCGATGAAGCCGACCGAATGCTCGATATGGGCTTCATCCACGATGTGCGCCGGATCGTGAAGATGATCCCCACGCAACGACAGACGTTGTTCTTCTCGGCCACGTTGCCGAAAGAAGTTCGATCGCTCGCCGACTCGATGCTCCGCGATCCGCTGGAAATTCAAACCACGCCTCAAGCTACGCCGGCGCAAACCGTCGAGCAATCGGTGTTCTTCGTCCCGCAGAAGCAGAAGCGACATCTCTTGGTGCATCTGTTGCAAGATGGTGCGATGAGCCGCGTCATCGTGTTCACGCGCACGAAGCATGGTGCCGACAAGCTGCAAAAAGACTTGGTCAAGTCGGGCATCCGCGCCGAAGCGATTCACGGCAACAAGAGCCAGAACCAGCGCGAACGGGCCTTGGCCGCGTTCAAGTCGCAGAAGCCGCCGATCTTGATCGCGACCGACATCGCGGCCCGCGGCATCGACGTCGACGGCGTGTCGCATGTCGTCAACTACGAACTGCCGCACGAACCGGAAACCTACGTGCATCGCATCGGCCGCACCGGTCGCGCCGGCCTCACCGGCTCGGCCGTCGCGTTCTGCGATCCGGAAGAGCGTTCGCGTCTGCGCGACATCGAGCGCTTGCTCCGCAAGACGATCCCGGCCCGAGGGGAACTCCCGCAGTTCGATCCGGCGCTGGTCGCCGCAGTCCACGACACGAGCCCTGAGCGCGGCGATCGTGGCGAGCGTTCGCAAGGCCAAGGTCGCTCACGGAGCGTCATCGGCGGCGAAGCCCGCTCGGGTGGTCGCTCCGGCTCCGGCCGCAGCAACAGCGGCGGCGGTCGCGGTGGTCGGACGAATACCCGTTCTTCGGGCGGTCGCCCCAGCGGCGGCTCTTCCCAAGGAGGGCATGGCGGCCACGGTCGAGCACACGGCTCCTCCGGCGGTGGCGCAAGCCGTCCGGCAAACGGCGGCGGCAACGGTACGGCACCCGCCGTGCATGCCCCGGCAAAGCCTGCCGGACCAGCTGCGGAAGGTCGCCCGCCGCAGAAAAAGCATCGCCGTGCCCTGTAA